A stretch of Electrophorus electricus isolate fEleEle1 chromosome 3, fEleEle1.pri, whole genome shotgun sequence DNA encodes these proteins:
- the LOC113576029 gene encoding twinfilin-2 isoform X2, with product MFLVLVVTEELRRLLVRARSGTGRLIQVLIQDEQLVLGAHREPSQSWEKDYDHFLLPLLHPQEPCYILYRLDSQNAQGYEWLFISWSPDHSPVRQKMLYAATRATVKKEFGGGHVKDEIFGNVVDDVCLQGYLRHMSLSSGPAPLTPAEQELQRIKITEDTIKRYCPRAVRIRVHMCVCVCLPLQVKTEISVDSKHQTLQGLAFPLQPEAKHALQQLADRHINYIQLRLDTERETIELVHTRATETHELPCRIPIDVPRYHFFLYKHKHEGDSLESVVFIYSMPGYRCSVKERMLYSSCKSRLLEEVEQDYHIEVVKKMEIESGDELTEQYLYEEVHPKQHAHRQAFAKPRGPAGKRGNKRIIKGAEENGKNS from the exons ATGTTCCTGGTTCTAGTGGTGACGGAGGAGCTTCGGCGGCTCCTGGTCAGGGCAAGGAGCGGCACAGGCCGCCTCATCCAGGTGCTGATCCAGGACG AACAGCTGGTGCTGGGGGCACACCGAGAGCCATCTCAGTCCTGGGAGAAAGATTATGACCActttctgcttcctctgctGCATCCTCAGGAGCCCTGCTACATCCTGTACCGCCTTGATTCCCAGAATGCACAGGGCTATGAATGGCTCTTCATCTCCTGGTCACCTGACCATTCTCCC GTCAGACAGAAGATGCTGTATGCTGCCACTCGGGCAACAGTGAAGAAAGAATTTGGAGGGGGGCATGTCAAAGATGAGATCTTTGGCAATGTGGTG GATGATGTGTGCCTTCAGGGCTACCTACGCCACATGTCACTGAGCTCTGGCCCTGCTCCTCTTACACCTGCCGAACAGGAGCTGCAGCGAATCAAAATTACAGAG GATACCATAAAGAG ATATTGTCCTCGTGCTGTGCGCAtacgtgtgcacatgtgtgtctgtgtgtgtctccccctGCAGGTGAAAACAGAGATCAGCGTGGACAGTAAGCACCAGACATTACAGGGCCTGGCCTTTCCCTTGCAGCCAGAGGCCAAGCATGCTCTACAGCAACTCGCAGACAGACACATTAATTACATCCAGTTG AGGCTGGACACAGAAAGGGAAACAATTGAGCTGGTGCACACTCGGGCAACAGAAACACATGAACTACCCTGCAGAATCCCAATAGATGTGCCACGTTACCATTTCTTCCTCTACAAGCACAAACACGAAGGAGACTCCCTGGAGTCTGTGG TGTTCATCTACTCGATGCCGGGCTACCGCTGCAGTGTGAAGGAGAGAATGCTGTATTCCAGCTGCAAGAGCCGCCTCCTAGAGGAGGTGGAACAGGATTACCACATAGAGGTGGTCAAAAAG ATGGAGATAGAAAGTGGTGATGAGCTGACTGAGCAGTACCTGTATGAGGAGGTTCACCCCAAGCAGCATGCTCACAGGCAGGCATTCGCCAAACCCCGAGGCCCTGcaggaaaaagaggaaacaaacgGATCATTAAAGGAGCAGAAGAGAATGGCAAGAACAgttag
- the cplane2 gene encoding ciliogenesis and planar polarity effector 2 isoform X1, which yields MPTVPPGSIFVTDWHRSPESREYFNKILYKKKRRKFGLLEAPVMPPNLKADTVRYKVFISGKSGVGKTALAARLTGLEIPNVHYETTGMETSVVFWPVKLRESGRVLFFHFQLWDCGENVMCRFDHMLPSCEEQADAILLLFSFTDHGSFEDISNQMPRLTDPSDRVVRLVVGTKFDLFMHTDVTESEITAFQEVWGVPVFRVGGDVSSGMGEIAPLLNALAENLWHQDCAHASNSLSPPS from the exons ATGCCAACTGTACCTCCTGGATCTATATTTGTAACGGACTGGCATCGCAGTCCAGAAAGCAGAGAATATTTCAACAAGATATTGTACAAGAAAAAACGTCGAAAATTTG GCCTCTTGGAAGCTCCAGTGATGCCACCTAATTTGAAAGCAGACACCGTTCGGTACAAGGTTTTCATCTCGGGTAAAAGTGGAGTGGGGAAAACTGCTCTTGCTGCTCGGCTGACTGGTCTTGAGATTCCAAACGTACACTATGAAACAACAG GCATGGAGACGTCTGTGGTGTTTTGGCCTGTGAAGCTAAGGGAGAGTGGTCGTGTGCTCTTCTTCCATTTCCAGCTCTGGGACTGTGGAGAAAATGTCATGTGCAGATTTGACCACATGCTACCG TCCTGCGAGGAACAGGCGGATGCCATTCTCCTTCTGTTCTCCTTCACTGACCACGGCTCTTTTGAGGACATCTCAAATCAGATGCCTCGGCTCACAGACCCCTCAGACAGAGTTGTCAGATTGGTGGTTGGCACCAA ATTTGACTTGTTTATGCACACAGatgtgacagagagtgagatcaCAGCATTTCAGGAGGTGTGGGGTGTGCCCGTCTTCCGTGTGGGAGGTGATGTGAGCAGTGGGATGGGTGAGATCGCACCCTTATTAAATGCCTTGGCAGAAAACCTATGGCACCAGGACTGTGCACATGCTTCTAACTCCCTATCCCCACCTTCTTAA
- the cplane2 gene encoding ciliogenesis and planar polarity effector 2 isoform X2, translating into MPTVPPGSIFVTDWHRSPESREYFNKILYKKKRRKFGLLEAPVMPPNLKADTVRYKVFISGKSGVGKTALAARLTGLEIPNVHYETTGMETSVVFWPVKLRESGRVLFFHFQLWDCGENVMCRFDHMLPSCEEQADAILLLFSFTDHGSFEDISNQMPRLTDPSDRVVRLVVGTNYVHTYYLNSWMMSLTWGPHLLETDICVKIYP; encoded by the exons ATGCCAACTGTACCTCCTGGATCTATATTTGTAACGGACTGGCATCGCAGTCCAGAAAGCAGAGAATATTTCAACAAGATATTGTACAAGAAAAAACGTCGAAAATTTG GCCTCTTGGAAGCTCCAGTGATGCCACCTAATTTGAAAGCAGACACCGTTCGGTACAAGGTTTTCATCTCGGGTAAAAGTGGAGTGGGGAAAACTGCTCTTGCTGCTCGGCTGACTGGTCTTGAGATTCCAAACGTACACTATGAAACAACAG GCATGGAGACGTCTGTGGTGTTTTGGCCTGTGAAGCTAAGGGAGAGTGGTCGTGTGCTCTTCTTCCATTTCCAGCTCTGGGACTGTGGAGAAAATGTCATGTGCAGATTTGACCACATGCTACCG TCCTGCGAGGAACAGGCGGATGCCATTCTCCTTCTGTTCTCCTTCACTGACCACGGCTCTTTTGAGGACATCTCAAATCAGATGCCTCGGCTCACAGACCCCTCAGACAGAGTTGTCAGATTGGTGGTTGGCACCAA CTATGTACATACTTACTACTTGAACAGCT GGATGATGTCACTGACATGGGGTCCACATCTGCTGGAAACTGACATTTGTGTGAAAATATATCCATGA
- the cplane2 gene encoding ciliogenesis and planar polarity effector 2 isoform X3, which translates to MPTVPPGSIFVTDWHRSPESREYFNKILYKKKRRKFGLLEAPVMPPNLKADTVRYKVFISGKSGVGKTALAARLTGLEIPNVHYETTGMETSVVFWPVKLRESGRVLFFHFQLWDCGENVMCRFDHMLPSCEEQADAILLLFSFTDHGSFEDISNQMPRLTDPSDRVVRLVVGTNYVHTYYLNSS; encoded by the exons ATGCCAACTGTACCTCCTGGATCTATATTTGTAACGGACTGGCATCGCAGTCCAGAAAGCAGAGAATATTTCAACAAGATATTGTACAAGAAAAAACGTCGAAAATTTG GCCTCTTGGAAGCTCCAGTGATGCCACCTAATTTGAAAGCAGACACCGTTCGGTACAAGGTTTTCATCTCGGGTAAAAGTGGAGTGGGGAAAACTGCTCTTGCTGCTCGGCTGACTGGTCTTGAGATTCCAAACGTACACTATGAAACAACAG GCATGGAGACGTCTGTGGTGTTTTGGCCTGTGAAGCTAAGGGAGAGTGGTCGTGTGCTCTTCTTCCATTTCCAGCTCTGGGACTGTGGAGAAAATGTCATGTGCAGATTTGACCACATGCTACCG TCCTGCGAGGAACAGGCGGATGCCATTCTCCTTCTGTTCTCCTTCACTGACCACGGCTCTTTTGAGGACATCTCAAATCAGATGCCTCGGCTCACAGACCCCTCAGACAGAGTTGTCAGATTGGTGGTTGGCACCAA CTATGTACATACTTACTACTTGAACAGCT CTTGA
- the wdr82 gene encoding WD repeat-containing protein 82, with the protein MKLTDNVLRSFRVAKVFRENSDKINCFDFSSNGETVISSSDDDSIVLYDCQEGKPKRTLYSKKYGVDLIRYTHAANTVVYSSNKIDDTIRYLSLHDNKYIRYFPGHNKRVVALSMSPVDDTFISGSLDKTIRLWDLRSPNCQGLMHLQGKPVCSFDPEGLIFAAGVNSEMVKLYDLRSFDKGPFATFKLQYERTCEWTGLKFSNDGKLILVSSNGGTLRLLDAFKGAVLHSFGGYNNSKGVILEASFTPDSQFVMIGSEDGKIHVWNAESGMKVAVLDGKHTGPVTCLQFNPKFMTFASACSNMAFWLPTIDD; encoded by the exons ATGAAGCTCACGGACAATGTGTTGCGGAGTTTCAGGGTTGCTAAGGTTTTCCGAGAAAATTCGGACAAAATAAATTGCTTTGACTTCAGTTCAAACGGCGAGACGGTGATATCAAGCAGCGATGATGACTCGATTGTTTTGTATGACTGCCAGGAAGGAAA ACCCAAGCGGACCCTCTACAGTAAAAAGTATGGAGTGGATCTCATCAGGTACACGCATGCTGCCAATACAGTCGTCTACAGCTCCAACAAGATTGATG ACACTATACGGTACCTGTCTCTACATGACAATAAGTACATTCGTTACTTTCCGGGGCACAATAAAAG GGTCGTTGCACTTTCCATGTCGCCGGTTGACGACACCTTCATCTCTGGCTCCCTGGATAAAACTATTCGGCTATGGGACCTTCGCTCCCCCAACTGCCAG GGCCTAATGCATCTGCAGGGAAAACCAGTATGCTCGTTTGATCCTGAGGGCTTGATATTTGCTGCAGGAGTCAACTCTGAGATGGTCAAACTCTATGACCTGCGTTCTTTTGACAAA GGTCCCTTTGCTACATTCAAATTGCAGTATGAACGCACATGTGAGTGGACTGGCCTCAAATTCAGCAATGATGGGAAACTCATTCTGGTCTCCAGCAATGGAGGAACACTCAGACTGCTTGATGCTTTCAAAGGAGCTGTGCTGCATTCCTTTGGG GgctacaacaacagcaaaggTGTGATTCTGGAAGCTTCCTTCACCCCAGACTCGCAGTTTGTCATGATTG GTTCAGAGGATGGGAAGATCCACGTGTGGAATGCTGAGAGTGGAATGAAGGTAGCAGTGCTGGATGGGAAGCATACAGGGCCCGTCACCTGCCTACAGTTTAACCCCAAGTTCATGACCTTTGCCAGTGCCTGTTCTAACATG GCATTTTGGTTACCCACAATTGATGACTGA
- the LOC113576029 gene encoding twinfilin-2 isoform X1 — protein sequence MFLVLVVTEELRRLLVRARSGTGRLIQVLIQDEQLVLGAHREPSQSWEKDYDHFLLPLLHPQEPCYILYRLDSQNAQGYEWLFISWSPDHSPVRQKMLYAATRATVKKEFGGGHVKDEIFGNVVDDVCLQGYLRHMSLSSGPAPLTPAEQELQRIKITEGRVKQVKTEISVDSKHQTLQGLAFPLQPEAKHALQQLADRHINYIQLRLDTERETIELVHTRATETHELPCRIPIDVPRYHFFLYKHKHEGDSLESVVFIYSMPGYRCSVKERMLYSSCKSRLLEEVEQDYHIEVVKKMEIESGDELTEQYLYEEVHPKQHAHRQAFAKPRGPAGKRGNKRIIKGAEENGKNS from the exons ATGTTCCTGGTTCTAGTGGTGACGGAGGAGCTTCGGCGGCTCCTGGTCAGGGCAAGGAGCGGCACAGGCCGCCTCATCCAGGTGCTGATCCAGGACG AACAGCTGGTGCTGGGGGCACACCGAGAGCCATCTCAGTCCTGGGAGAAAGATTATGACCActttctgcttcctctgctGCATCCTCAGGAGCCCTGCTACATCCTGTACCGCCTTGATTCCCAGAATGCACAGGGCTATGAATGGCTCTTCATCTCCTGGTCACCTGACCATTCTCCC GTCAGACAGAAGATGCTGTATGCTGCCACTCGGGCAACAGTGAAGAAAGAATTTGGAGGGGGGCATGTCAAAGATGAGATCTTTGGCAATGTGGTG GATGATGTGTGCCTTCAGGGCTACCTACGCCACATGTCACTGAGCTCTGGCCCTGCTCCTCTTACACCTGCCGAACAGGAGCTGCAGCGAATCAAAATTACAGAG GGCAGGGTTAAGCAG GTGAAAACAGAGATCAGCGTGGACAGTAAGCACCAGACATTACAGGGCCTGGCCTTTCCCTTGCAGCCAGAGGCCAAGCATGCTCTACAGCAACTCGCAGACAGACACATTAATTACATCCAGTTG AGGCTGGACACAGAAAGGGAAACAATTGAGCTGGTGCACACTCGGGCAACAGAAACACATGAACTACCCTGCAGAATCCCAATAGATGTGCCACGTTACCATTTCTTCCTCTACAAGCACAAACACGAAGGAGACTCCCTGGAGTCTGTGG TGTTCATCTACTCGATGCCGGGCTACCGCTGCAGTGTGAAGGAGAGAATGCTGTATTCCAGCTGCAAGAGCCGCCTCCTAGAGGAGGTGGAACAGGATTACCACATAGAGGTGGTCAAAAAG ATGGAGATAGAAAGTGGTGATGAGCTGACTGAGCAGTACCTGTATGAGGAGGTTCACCCCAAGCAGCATGCTCACAGGCAGGCATTCGCCAAACCCCGAGGCCCTGcaggaaaaagaggaaacaaacgGATCATTAAAGGAGCAGAAGAGAATGGCAAGAACAgttag